One genomic segment of bacterium includes these proteins:
- a CDS encoding 5-formyltetrahydrofolate cyclo-ligase produces the protein MSNPKLWQQYQELLSKTDFVVTYSALADEIPIEEIPNFELIKNKPKFVVPPTQKMEPKEISKKIVAAFATCTPPFRARPAPRSEVRLKGRLAQMGGLQPEACPLLFLPGQKFDITGTRHGRGFGWYDRLLAGLPNEWIRIGIATESQISHTPLIRNPWDQPADWLIGEQNQRRWKIHKFLRK, from the coding sequence ATGTCGAATCCCAAACTTTGGCAACAATACCAAGAACTTCTATCAAAGACAGACTTTGTTGTGACCTATTCTGCTCTGGCAGACGAAATCCCCATAGAAGAAATTCCGAACTTCGAACTGATCAAAAATAAACCCAAATTCGTCGTCCCACCAACACAAAAAATGGAACCGAAAGAAATATCGAAAAAAATTGTTGCCGCGTTCGCAACCTGTACCCCGCCCTTCAGGGCGAGGCCCGCTCCTCGAAGCGAGGTTCGCCTCAAGGGGCGACTCGCCCAGATGGGCGGCCTGCAACCTGAAGCCTGTCCCCTATTATTTTTGCCCGGGCAAAAATTTGATATCACCGGCACCCGTCACGGTCGTGGTTTTGGCTGGTATGACCGATTGCTCGCAGGACTACCCAATGAGTGGATCCGCATCGGAATTGCAACTGAATCACAAATCAGCCATACACCCTTAATTCGCAATCCATGGGATCAACCGGCAGATTGGCTAATTGGTGAACAAAATCAACGCCGGTGGAAAATACATAAATTTCTCCGAAAATAG
- a CDS encoding RluA family pseudouridine synthase, which yields MPSLSTDITVPTESSGSRLDIFLLSVAPKGVTRGLIQKAIKEGKIAVNEKKTTKPGNTIHFGQTIRVDEDAFAVAPPPVVEANVEIPLVVIHEEPELLVINKQAGLPVHAGVKNEHPTLCDALLARYPDLKEIGEDPLRPGIVHRLDKDTSGVMLVARTPKMYEYLKEQFQLRHVHKTYTALVLGVMGEPDGKINQPIMRSTRNPMRRTVAPENGGRPAHLGEARPAGRPATTLFLRTEKFSHYTLLEVKPITGRTHQIRVHLSHIGFPILGDNLYGKQMHDRNITPIRRQFLHASKISFTREDGTIKTFSAPLPADLQQILDELRAKKMAQRERDKLITHKSYRVSKH from the coding sequence ATGCCAAGTCTATCAACCGACATCACTGTCCCAACCGAATCTTCGGGCTCACGCCTTGATATTTTTCTTTTGAGCGTCGCTCCGAAGGGTGTTACACGCGGTTTGATTCAGAAAGCCATCAAAGAAGGTAAAATTGCCGTGAATGAGAAGAAGACGACTAAGCCAGGCAATACCATCCATTTCGGCCAAACGATTCGTGTTGACGAAGATGCGTTCGCCGTTGCTCCCCCGCCCGTCGTTGAAGCTAATGTCGAGATTCCGTTGGTTGTGATCCACGAAGAACCGGAGCTACTGGTAATCAATAAACAAGCCGGCCTCCCTGTCCACGCAGGCGTAAAAAACGAACATCCAACGCTCTGTGACGCTTTACTCGCTCGTTACCCCGACCTTAAAGAAATCGGTGAAGATCCATTGCGCCCGGGGATTGTGCATCGTTTAGACAAAGACACTTCAGGAGTGATGCTCGTCGCCCGTACGCCAAAAATGTACGAATACTTGAAAGAACAATTTCAATTACGCCATGTCCACAAAACTTATACCGCGTTAGTCCTCGGCGTGATGGGTGAACCGGACGGAAAAATCAATCAGCCGATTATGCGTTCGACCCGTAATCCGATGCGAAGAACCGTCGCACCCGAAAATGGAGGGCGCCCCGCCCATCTGGGCGAGGCTCGCCCTGCAGGGCGGCCCGCCACTACACTTTTCTTGCGCACCGAAAAGTTTTCTCATTACACATTACTGGAAGTTAAGCCGATTACCGGCCGTACCCACCAAATTCGCGTTCACCTTAGTCACATTGGCTTCCCTATTTTAGGAGACAACCTATACGGCAAACAGATGCACGATCGCAACATCACCCCAATTCGACGTCAATTCTTGCACGCTTCAAAAATTTCTTTCACCAGAGAAGACGGAACAATCAAGACTTTTTCCGCACCCCTTCCAGCCGATCTGCAACAAATCCTAGACGAACTAAGGGCCAAGAAAATGGCCCAAAGAGAACGCGACAAGCTGATCACACACAAATCATACCGGGTTTCGAAACATTGA
- the rplS gene encoding 50S ribosomal protein L19 yields MPNVIGNYEASKKQREPFPVRPGLEVRVLSKIKEGAKERTQAFEGMIVATHGGGNGKTFTVRRVIGGIGIERIFSLNSPLITAVEVIGATKVRRAKLSYLRKSNVRRRRKEDSKVLQKTLAEKDEQRKAIERARREADEAEKEGKRIAREKAEAEKAESEKPAEETKNAE; encoded by the coding sequence ATGCCTAATGTAATCGGTAATTACGAAGCCTCAAAAAAGCAACGCGAGCCATTTCCGGTGCGCCCGGGTCTTGAAGTACGCGTGCTTTCCAAAATCAAAGAAGGTGCCAAAGAACGCACCCAGGCTTTTGAAGGCATGATCGTCGCCACACACGGTGGTGGCAATGGAAAAACCTTCACCGTTCGTCGCGTTATCGGCGGTATCGGTATCGAACGTATTTTCTCCCTCAATTCCCCACTCATCACCGCCGTCGAAGTAATCGGTGCCACAAAAGTTCGCCGTGCCAAACTTTCCTACCTACGAAAATCAAACGTGAGACGTCGCCGTAAGGAAGATTCAAAAGTATTACAGAAAACTTTGGCCGAAAAAGACGAACAACGCAAAGCCATTGAAAGAGCCCGTCGCGAAGCCGATGAAGCTGAAAAAGAAGGCAAACGTATCGCTCGCGAAAAAGCGGAAGCCGAAAAAGCCGAAAGCGAAAAACCGGCCGAAGAGACGAAAAACGCAGAATAA
- a CDS encoding transglutaminase domain-containing protein produces MNKEILDHYLATSLFTDLGLYKEAVRKLPDDIKELGLLVRKNLVHPSTIYFGNTNTNEDLRFGDMTEMPWWRQREDDNLATAVAMVAELYRRDKRGFVNDRKVTDKLVVSCRHTSLVMAAILKAKGIPARVRAGFASYFEQTEFGDVSDDHYINQYFHEKENRWVTIDVDGCMSIKDGFTFDPFDMPDGTFHFSAKAWLDIREGKQDPNYFMNKPERGAIVVVWALMHDFHCLMNNEIIYLHYTVLESFERFGKITEEELKKLDNLAKLILNPDENFSELKKLWEENKEFRLLKGGLL; encoded by the coding sequence ATGAACAAAGAAATACTAGACCACTACTTGGCAACAAGTCTATTTACTGACCTGGGTTTGTATAAAGAAGCTGTAAGAAAGCTTCCCGATGATATTAAGGAATTGGGTTTATTGGTGCGCAAAAATCTTGTTCATCCTTCTACAATATATTTTGGTAATACCAATACTAACGAGGATTTGCGGTTTGGTGACATGACGGAAATGCCTTGGTGGCGACAACGGGAAGATGATAATCTGGCGACGGCGGTGGCGATGGTTGCCGAGCTGTATCGCCGTGACAAGCGTGGTTTTGTGAATGATCGAAAAGTGACGGATAAGTTGGTTGTGTCTTGTCGGCACACATCACTAGTAATGGCGGCGATTTTAAAAGCGAAGGGAATACCGGCGCGCGTACGCGCGGGGTTTGCGTCATATTTTGAACAAACTGAATTTGGGGACGTGAGTGACGATCATTATATCAATCAATACTTCCATGAAAAAGAAAATCGTTGGGTAACGATTGATGTGGACGGTTGCATGAGTATTAAAGATGGATTTACATTTGATCCGTTTGATATGCCTGATGGAACTTTCCATTTTTCGGCGAAAGCCTGGTTGGATATTAGAGAGGGTAAACAAGATCCAAATTATTTTATGAATAAACCGGAACGTGGAGCGATTGTGGTTGTTTGGGCGTTAATGCATGATTTTCATTGTTTGATGAACAATGAAATTATCTATTTGCACTACACGGTTCTCGAGAGTTTCGAGCGCTTTGGAAAAATCACGGAAGAAGAACTAAAAAAACTCGATAATTTGGCCAAGTTAATATTGAATCCGGACGAAAATTTTTCAGAACTCAAAAAACTTTGGGAAGAGAATAAAGAGTTTCGATTGTTAAAAGGCGGGCTGTTATAA
- the pyrF gene encoding orotidine-5'-phosphate decarboxylase has product MSERNFFELLEARWAEGKHVCVGLDSELSKIPTCAVINGVTNTIFNFNRRIVDATYDVVCAYKPNIAFYEELGPSGLEALWKTFRYINDIAPGVPVVLDHKCTDIGNTNLGYVKSSFTYFAADAVTVFPYFGKEALKPFLAQKNKGIIVLCRTSNPGGGEFQDLLVDGIPFYQVVARHVAETWNEHGNCCVVAGATFPKELAEIRKIVGDMTMLLPGIGAQQGDVKATVTAGKNSRGKGMIINNARGVIFASDGPDFAEAARTALVKCHNLVIQSL; this is encoded by the coding sequence ATGAGCGAACGCAATTTTTTTGAACTGCTGGAAGCCCGCTGGGCAGAAGGCAAACATGTCTGCGTTGGATTGGACAGTGAACTTTCCAAGATTCCTACTTGCGCCGTGATAAACGGTGTCACAAACACAATCTTCAACTTCAACAGAAGAATTGTGGATGCGACCTATGATGTAGTTTGCGCCTACAAACCTAACATCGCCTTTTATGAAGAACTTGGACCTTCCGGTTTGGAAGCGTTATGGAAAACCTTCAGATACATCAACGATATCGCGCCCGGCGTTCCGGTAGTTCTGGATCACAAGTGCACCGACATCGGCAATACCAATCTCGGTTACGTAAAAAGCTCGTTCACCTACTTTGCCGCCGACGCCGTCACGGTATTTCCCTACTTCGGCAAAGAAGCACTCAAGCCGTTTCTTGCCCAGAAAAACAAGGGAATTATCGTTTTGTGTCGCACTTCCAACCCGGGCGGCGGGGAATTTCAAGACCTACTTGTCGATGGCATACCATTTTACCAAGTGGTTGCTCGGCATGTTGCCGAAACATGGAACGAACATGGTAACTGCTGCGTCGTGGCCGGCGCAACTTTTCCGAAGGAGCTTGCGGAAATACGCAAAATCGTTGGCGATATGACCATGCTTCTGCCGGGAATCGGTGCTCAACAAGGAGATGTAAAAGCAACCGTCACTGCCGGAAAAAACAGCCGTGGCAAAGGAATGATCATCAACAACGCCCGCGGCGTTATCTTTGCCTCCGATGGTCCCGATTTTGCCGAAGCGGCACGTACCGCATTGGTGAAGTGTCACAATCTCGTCATCCAGTCACTTTAG